The sequence GCGAGGGCGGCCTCCCGGTCGCCGGGCTGCCCCGCGCCCTCGACGGCGTCTACCTCGACCTGGCACCGGTCGTCCTCGACGCGGGCCGCGACACCGAGGCCGCCGCCGGGGCACTGCTGCGGCTCTACGCCGAGAGGGGCGTGGCCGCCGAGGCGGTACGCGGCAATCTGGGCGGCGACCCGCTCGGGTACGAGGCCCGGACCGGCACCGCCCTGGACACCGCGCCGTACGCCGCCCTGGCCGCGCGGTGCGCCGAGACGTACCCGGGCCTGCGTGCCCTCACCGTCGACGCGCTGCCGTACCACGAGGCGGGCGGCTCGGCCGCGCAGGAGCTGGGCGCCTCCCTCGCCACCGGCGTCGCGTACCTGCGCGAGCTGACCGGGGCGGGACTGAGCGTGGAACAGGCCGCCGGACAGCTGGAGTTCCGCTACGCGGCCACCGCCGACCAGTTCCTGACCATCGCCAAGCTGCGCGCCGCGCGCCGGCTGTGGGCGCGGGTCGCCGAGGTCTGCGCGGCCCCGGGCGCGCAGGTGCAGCACGTGGTGACCTCGCCGGTGATGATGAGCCGCCGCGACCCGTGGGTGAACATGCTCCGTACGACGGTCGCGACGCTCGCGGCCGGCGTGGGCGGCGCCGACGCCGTCACCGTGCTGCCGTTCGACCACGCGCTCGGCCTGCCCGACGCGTTCGCCCGCCGCATCGCCCGCAACACCTCCACGATCCTCATCGAGGAGTCCCACCTGGCCCGGGTCATCGACCCGGCGGGCGGCTCCTGGTACGTCGAGCACCTCACCGACGAACTCGCCCGGGCCGCCTGGGAGTTCTTCCGGTCCATCGAGCGCGACGGCGGCCAGGCGGCCGTCCTGCGCTCCGGCCGGCTGCGCACCGACCTGGCGACGACCTGGGCCGAGCGGAGCAAGAAGCTCGCCAAGCGGCGCGAACCCGTCACCGGTGTCAGCGAGTTCCCACTGCTCGCCGAGAAGCCGGTGGAGCGCGAGCCCGCGCCCGAGCCGCCGTCCGGCGGGCTGCCCCGCGTGCGCCGCGACGAGGCGTACGAGGAACTGCGCGCCCGCTCCGACGCCCACCTCGCGGCGACCGGCGCCCGCCCCCGGGTCTTCCTCGCCACACTGGGCCCGGCCGCCGCGTACACCGCGCGCGCCACCTTCGCCGCCAACCTCTTCCAGGCGGGCGGCATCGAGCCGGTGACCGAGGGGGGCTTCGAGGACAGCGGCGCCACCGAGGCCGTGCTGTGCTCCAGCGACGCCCTGTACGCCGAACAGGCCGAGCAGGCAGCCGAGTCGCTGCGTGCGGCGGGCGCCCGTCATGTGTTCCTCGCGGGCCGGGGCGAGTACGCCGGCATCGACTCGTACGTCTTCGCGGGCTGCGACGCCATCGACGTCCTGTCCGCGACCCTCGACCGCATGGGAGTGTCCTGATGGGAATCCCCGACTTCTCCGGCATCGAGCTGGGGACGCCGGCCGTCGACGGCAGTGCCGATCAGTGGCGTGCGGCCGTGGCGCGGGCGACCGGGAGCGAAGAGCCGCTGTGGGAGACCCCGGAGGGCATCGGGGTCAAGCCGCTGTACACCGGCCGTGACCTGGAGGGCCTGGACTTCCTGGGCACCTACCCGGGCATGGCCCCGTACCTGCGCGGCCCGTACCCGACGATGTACGTCAACCAGCCCTGGACCATCCGCCAGTACGCGGGCTTCTCCACCGCCGAGGAGTCCAACGCGTTCTACCGGCGCAACCTGGCGGCCGGCCAGAAGGGCCTGTCGGTCGCCTTCGACCTGCCCACGCACCGGGGTTACGACAGTGACCACCCGCGCGTGACCGGCGACGTCGGCATGGCGGGCGTGGCCATCGACTCGATCTACGACATGCGGCAGCTGTTCGACGGGATCCCGCTGGACAGGATGACCGTGTCGATGACGATGAACGGCGCCGTGCTGCCCGTGCTCGCGCTGTACATCGTGGCGGCGGAGGAACAGGGCGTACCGCCCGAGAAGCTGGCCGGAACCATTCAGAACGACATTCTGAAGGAGTTCATGGTCCGCAACACCTACATCTACCCGCCGAAGCCGTCGATGCGGATCATCTCCGACATCTTCGCCTACACCTCGCAGCGGATGCCCCGTTACAACTCGATCTCCATCTCCGGCTACCACATCCAGGAGGCCGGCGCGACGGCCGACCTGGAGCTGGCGTACACGCTCGCGGACGGCGTCGAGTACATCCGCGCGGGGCGTGAAGCGGGTCTGGACGTGGACGCGTTCGCCCCGCGTCTGTCGTTCTTCTGGGCGATCGGCATGAACTTCTTCATGGAGGTCGCGAAGCTCAGGGCGGCCCGGCTGCTGTGGGCCAAGCTGGTCTCCCAGTTCGAGCCGCAGAACACCAAGTCCCTTTCCCTGCGCACCCATTCGCAGACCTCGGGCTGGTCGCTGACCGCGCAGGACGTGTTCAACAACGTCACGCGTACGGCCGTGGAGGCGATGGCGGCGACCCAGGGCCACACCCAGTCGCTGCACACCAACGCCCTCGACGAGGCCCTCGCCCTGCCCACCGACTTCTCCGCGCGCATCGCCCGCAACACCCAGCTGCTCATCCAGCAGGAGTCGGGCACGACGCGGGTCATCGACCCGTGGGGCGGCAGCGCGTACGTGGAGAAGCTGACCTACGACCTCGCGCGCAAGGCCTGGCAGCACATCCAGGAGGTCGAGCAGGCGGGCGGCATGGCGCAGG comes from Streptomyces sp. FXJ1.172 and encodes:
- a CDS encoding methylmalonyl-CoA mutase family protein, whose product is MTVLPDDGLSLAAEFPDATHEQWQRLVEGVLRKSGKEVSGTAAEDALSTTLEDGLRTRPLYTARDAAPDAGLPGFAPYLRGGRPEGNIAGGWDVRQRHTALADDAVLADLENGGTSLWLVLGEGGLPVAGLPRALDGVYLDLAPVVLDAGRDTEAAAGALLRLYAERGVAAEAVRGNLGGDPLGYEARTGTALDTAPYAALAARCAETYPGLRALTVDALPYHEAGGSAAQELGASLATGVAYLRELTGAGLSVEQAAGQLEFRYAATADQFLTIAKLRAARRLWARVAEVCAAPGAQVQHVVTSPVMMSRRDPWVNMLRTTVATLAAGVGGADAVTVLPFDHALGLPDAFARRIARNTSTILIEESHLARVIDPAGGSWYVEHLTDELARAAWEFFRSIERDGGQAAVLRSGRLRTDLATTWAERSKKLAKRREPVTGVSEFPLLAEKPVEREPAPEPPSGGLPRVRRDEAYEELRARSDAHLAATGARPRVFLATLGPAAAYTARATFAANLFQAGGIEPVTEGGFEDSGATEAVLCSSDALYAEQAEQAAESLRAAGARHVFLAGRGEYAGIDSYVFAGCDAIDVLSATLDRMGVS
- the scpA gene encoding methylmalonyl-CoA mutase; the protein is MGIPDFSGIELGTPAVDGSADQWRAAVARATGSEEPLWETPEGIGVKPLYTGRDLEGLDFLGTYPGMAPYLRGPYPTMYVNQPWTIRQYAGFSTAEESNAFYRRNLAAGQKGLSVAFDLPTHRGYDSDHPRVTGDVGMAGVAIDSIYDMRQLFDGIPLDRMTVSMTMNGAVLPVLALYIVAAEEQGVPPEKLAGTIQNDILKEFMVRNTYIYPPKPSMRIISDIFAYTSQRMPRYNSISISGYHIQEAGATADLELAYTLADGVEYIRAGREAGLDVDAFAPRLSFFWAIGMNFFMEVAKLRAARLLWAKLVSQFEPQNTKSLSLRTHSQTSGWSLTAQDVFNNVTRTAVEAMAATQGHTQSLHTNALDEALALPTDFSARIARNTQLLIQQESGTTRVIDPWGGSAYVEKLTYDLARKAWQHIQEVEQAGGMAQAIDAGIPKLRVEEAAARTQARIDSGRQPVIGVNKYRVENDEAIDVLKVDNSSVRAQQIEKLRRLRAERDERECRDALDALTRAADGKENLLELAVRAARAKATVGEISDALEKVYGRHASQIRTISGVYRNEAGESPNVDRTRALVDAFEEAEGRRPRILVAKMGQDGHDRGQKVIATAFADLGFDVDVGPLFQTPEEVARQAVEADVHVVGVSSLAAGHLTLVPALREKLAEEGREDIMITVGGVIPPQDVPTLLEMGAAAVFGPGTVIPDAAYDLVQRLSADLGHEL